From a single Terriglobales bacterium genomic region:
- the rnc gene encoding ribonuclease III → MKAGEITALESALGHRFRRRELLEQALTHASYAHEAESRAPSMGAPDNEQLEFLGDAVLGFLTTQELYRRFPGFHEGELSKMRAHMVSAQQLVHVANDLDLGRYLRLGRGEEKSGGRHKAALLADALEAVLAAMYLDAGLAKAEEFVVQRVVLPALARLERETGAGLPPTDHKSALQEFLQAQGRPHPRYVLVEETGPDHRKVFTVEVRIQSGGRGAATAFQAEGPSKKTAEQRAARLALEHLAAAAQASPTRRAGTSSR, encoded by the coding sequence TGGGGCATCGCTTCCGGCGCCGCGAACTGCTGGAGCAGGCGCTCACCCACGCCTCCTACGCGCACGAGGCGGAGTCGCGCGCTCCTTCCATGGGCGCGCCCGACAATGAGCAACTGGAATTCCTGGGCGATGCGGTTCTCGGTTTTCTGACCACCCAGGAGCTGTACCGGCGCTTTCCTGGCTTCCATGAGGGAGAGCTCTCCAAGATGCGCGCTCACATGGTGAGCGCCCAGCAACTGGTCCACGTAGCCAACGACCTGGATTTGGGCCGCTACTTGCGGCTGGGGCGAGGCGAGGAGAAGAGCGGCGGGCGCCACAAAGCCGCCCTCCTGGCCGACGCCCTGGAAGCGGTGCTGGCGGCGATGTACCTGGATGCCGGCCTGGCCAAGGCCGAAGAGTTCGTGGTGCAGCGGGTCGTGTTGCCGGCCCTGGCGCGCCTGGAGCGCGAAACCGGGGCTGGCCTGCCGCCCACGGATCACAAGTCCGCTCTGCAGGAGTTCCTGCAGGCCCAGGGTCGGCCGCACCCTCGCTACGTGCTGGTGGAGGAAACCGGACCCGACCATCGCAAAGTCTTCACGGTGGAGGTCCGCATCCAATCCGGCGGGCGCGGCGCGGCAACCGCCTTCCAGGCGGAAGGACCGAGCAAGAAGACGGCGGAACAGCGCGCCGCCCGCCTGGCGCTGGAGCACCTGGCCGCAGCGGCACAAGCCAGCCCAACCCGGCGCGCGGGCACGAGTTCCCGATGA
- the lepB gene encoding signal peptidase I, whose protein sequence is MSEQPHTHEESRASGWPGSVQSLAETVVIAIFIITFLVQAFQIPSESMENTLLIGDYLLVDKVHFAQGGLWGNILPYRPVKRGDIIVFRYPVRPTEHFVKRVVAVPGDEVRLHNKRLLVNGQPVPEDYVLHKLRGRDSFRDNFPATDFFTSSIDAGWFQEMRGRIRNGGIVVPPGKYFVLGDNRDESLDSRYWGFVPRENIVGRPLLIYWSVNDNGQELAAVPDGTLSRLAYGLAHLFQNTRWERTFRIVR, encoded by the coding sequence ATGAGCGAGCAACCGCACACTCACGAAGAATCCAGGGCCAGCGGATGGCCGGGTTCGGTGCAGTCGCTGGCCGAGACGGTGGTGATCGCCATCTTCATCATCACCTTCCTAGTGCAGGCCTTCCAGATCCCTTCCGAGTCCATGGAAAACACGCTGCTGATCGGAGACTACCTGCTGGTGGACAAGGTGCATTTCGCCCAGGGCGGTCTGTGGGGAAACATCCTTCCGTACCGGCCGGTGAAGCGCGGCGACATCATCGTGTTCCGCTATCCGGTGCGGCCGACGGAGCACTTTGTCAAGCGGGTGGTCGCCGTGCCCGGCGACGAGGTGCGGCTGCACAACAAGCGGCTGCTGGTGAACGGCCAGCCGGTGCCCGAGGACTACGTGCTGCACAAGCTGCGCGGGCGCGACAGCTTCCGCGACAACTTCCCGGCCACGGACTTCTTCACCTCCAGCATCGATGCCGGCTGGTTCCAGGAGATGCGCGGGCGGATCCGCAACGGCGGCATCGTGGTGCCTCCGGGCAAGTACTTCGTGCTGGGCGACAATCGGGACGAGAGCCTGGACAGCCGCTACTGGGGATTCGTGCCGCGGGAGAACATCGTGGGCCGCCCCCTTCTCATCTACTGGTCGGTGAACGACAACGGCCAGGAACTGGCCGCGGTGCCCGATGGTACACTGTCTCGTCTTGCGTACGGGCTCGCTCACCTCTTCCAGAACACCCGCTGGGAACGGACCTTCCGCATCGTTCGTTAG
- the lepB gene encoding signal peptidase I has product MSKKQKEEKRGETPMEFAGSMAVVLVTGLFIITFIFQAFEIPSSSMEETLLIGDHVFVDRLAYAPPTRWVGPLLPYRELRRRDIVVFLSPAESGLYVVKRVIGLPGDRIRLQNGVVYLNGVRQDEPYVVRHGDYRPYRDDFPSVSMPSGATTPEWYLEMPSHIDGGELVVPEDHYFMMGDNRDASYDSRFWGFVPREHVIGRPMIIYWSFETPPGQYLKTAPGERLRYLFHVVIHFFDQTRWRRTFHVVR; this is encoded by the coding sequence TTGAGCAAGAAGCAGAAGGAAGAAAAGCGGGGCGAAACCCCCATGGAGTTCGCCGGTTCGATGGCGGTCGTGCTGGTCACCGGCCTGTTCATCATCACCTTTATTTTCCAGGCCTTCGAGATACCTTCCAGCTCCATGGAGGAAACTTTGCTCATCGGCGACCACGTGTTTGTGGACCGGCTGGCGTACGCGCCGCCCACCCGGTGGGTGGGACCGTTGTTGCCCTACCGGGAGCTGCGGCGCCGTGACATCGTGGTGTTCCTGTCGCCGGCTGAATCCGGGCTCTACGTGGTGAAGCGCGTGATCGGCCTGCCGGGCGACCGCATCCGCCTGCAGAACGGCGTGGTCTACTTGAACGGTGTCCGGCAGGATGAGCCGTACGTCGTCCGCCACGGCGATTATCGTCCTTACCGGGACGACTTTCCGTCGGTCTCCATGCCCAGCGGCGCCACCACGCCGGAGTGGTACCTGGAGATGCCTTCGCACATCGACGGCGGCGAACTGGTGGTGCCCGAGGACCACTATTTCATGATGGGCGACAACCGGGACGCCAGCTACGACAGCCGCTTCTGGGGCTTTGTGCCGCGCGAGCACGTCATCGGCCGGCCCATGATCATCTATTGGTCCTTTGAGACGCCGCCCGGCCAGTACCTGAAGACGGCTCCCGGCGAGCGTCTGCGCTACCTGTTCCACGTCGTCATCCATTTCTTCGACCAGACGCGCTGGCGGCGGACTTTCCACGTGGTGCGCTGA
- a CDS encoding AsmA family protein produces MPGQSKRRRLALGLAATALAALLLPPYVNANRFKGRLVAAMEAALGRSVRVDEIRLHLLPRPGFDLRNLVIGDDPAFSAEPMLRADEVTAALRLTSLWRGRLEIAQLSLDSPSLNLVRSPEGRWNLEALMARAAETPSAPTALPRPESRPRFPYIEAENGRINFKLGQEKKALALADADFALWLESEKEWGMRLEARPVRTDMNLGDTGELRIAGTLGRAAAPGERPLRLSVRLEKAQLGQLSALIWGRDRGWRGALDARASFAGTPNHLRLGAEAELRDFRRYDIVAGEGLRGRVRCSAAYRGASDTLSDVDCLAPVGEGDIAVRGMVGGLFGERRYDLSLAARGVPAASLAQVLRRAKRDLPGDFAAAGELNAAFTLRSSEESGLPSWAGGGSIAGLRVRSALLDPELSVPDVRFLVENPAPPKPTLRTRAARTDIVSEPRLSLQPLLMNLGGGAPVEVAGFFSASGYRVSVRGMADITRLTRVARAFGVEAPLLDASGSARVDLAAAGPWAEFAPATVTGTAQVRRVTLRLSGIAEPVEVSAADLRLSPETVELRHLALSVPAARLSLTGEASRSRNCEPGCPVRFTLHAPDIAFDELNRLLNPQVHQRRWFQFGGQREEPSVFSDLSAQGRITAGRVLIKSVAAQRVSVTARLAGGRLELEELRGELLGGRHEGVWHADFTGPQPLYSAAGRLTGIALEQVGRLMHDPWATGHVSARYELTTAGSAAPALVQSASGEVEFDWRDGAMARLLLPASPAPMRLRRFTGKLALRDGILTFPEAQLETAGGTYTVTGTASLARQLDLRLVRDEAHGFAVTGTLAAPRVAPLPVPATRAAVLP; encoded by the coding sequence ATGCCCGGCCAAAGCAAGCGACGGCGGCTGGCGCTCGGCCTGGCCGCGACAGCCCTGGCCGCATTGCTGCTGCCCCCCTACGTCAACGCCAACCGCTTCAAGGGACGGCTGGTGGCGGCGATGGAAGCGGCGCTGGGCCGCTCCGTCCGGGTGGATGAGATCCGCCTGCACCTGCTGCCGCGCCCGGGCTTCGACCTGCGCAATCTGGTGATCGGCGACGACCCGGCGTTCAGCGCGGAGCCCATGCTGCGCGCTGATGAGGTCACGGCCGCGCTGCGCCTGACCTCGCTCTGGCGCGGGCGCCTGGAAATCGCCCAGCTCAGCCTGGATTCGCCCAGCCTCAACCTGGTGCGTTCGCCCGAGGGCCGCTGGAACCTGGAAGCGCTGATGGCGCGCGCCGCCGAAACCCCTTCGGCGCCCACGGCGCTGCCTAGGCCCGAGAGCCGGCCGCGCTTCCCCTACATCGAGGCGGAGAACGGCCGCATCAACTTCAAGCTCGGACAGGAAAAAAAAGCGCTGGCCCTGGCCGACGCCGACTTCGCCCTGTGGCTGGAATCCGAAAAGGAGTGGGGCATGCGCTTGGAGGCGCGCCCGGTGCGCACCGATATGAACCTGGGCGACACCGGCGAGCTTCGCATTGCGGGCACGTTAGGACGCGCCGCTGCGCCGGGTGAGCGTCCGCTGCGTCTTTCCGTCCGGCTGGAAAAAGCGCAACTGGGCCAGCTCTCGGCACTCATCTGGGGGCGGGACCGCGGCTGGCGCGGCGCCCTCGACGCGCGCGCCTCTTTCGCCGGAACGCCCAACCATCTGCGCCTGGGCGCGGAAGCCGAACTGCGCGACTTCCGCCGCTATGACATCGTAGCCGGCGAGGGGCTGCGCGGGCGTGTGCGCTGTTCGGCCGCATACCGCGGCGCTTCCGATACGCTCAGCGACGTGGACTGCCTGGCCCCGGTGGGAGAGGGCGACATCGCCGTGCGCGGCATGGTGGGCGGGCTCTTCGGTGAGCGCCGCTACGACCTGAGTCTCGCCGCCCGCGGAGTGCCCGCCGCTTCCCTGGCGCAGGTCCTGCGCCGCGCCAAACGCGACTTGCCGGGTGATTTCGCGGCCGCCGGCGAACTGAACGCCGCTTTCACCCTGCGCTCTTCGGAGGAATCCGGCCTGCCGTCGTGGGCCGGCGGGGGCTCCATAGCCGGACTGCGGGTGCGCTCCGCGCTGCTCGACCCCGAACTCTCCGTTCCGGATGTGCGTTTCCTGGTGGAGAACCCGGCGCCGCCGAAACCCACCCTCCGCACGCGGGCTGCGCGCACCGACATTGTTTCCGAACCGCGGCTCAGCCTGCAGCCGCTGCTCATGAATCTCGGCGGGGGAGCGCCGGTCGAGGTGGCAGGATTCTTCTCCGCGTCCGGATACCGGGTGAGTGTGCGGGGCATGGCCGACATTACGCGGCTCACACGCGTGGCCCGTGCCTTCGGGGTGGAGGCCCCCCTGCTCGATGCCAGCGGATCGGCGCGCGTGGACCTGGCAGCCGCCGGGCCGTGGGCGGAGTTCGCACCTGCCACGGTGACGGGAACGGCGCAGGTGCGCCGCGTCACCCTGCGGCTGAGCGGGATCGCTGAACCCGTGGAAGTGTCTGCGGCCGACCTGCGGCTCTCGCCTGAGACGGTGGAACTGCGGCATCTCGCGCTTTCCGTCCCAGCGGCGCGTCTGAGCCTGACCGGCGAAGCCAGCCGCAGCCGCAACTGTGAACCCGGCTGCCCGGTGCGCTTCACGCTCCACGCTCCCGACATCGCTTTCGACGAATTGAACCGCCTGTTGAACCCGCAGGTCCATCAGAGGCGCTGGTTCCAGTTCGGCGGACAGCGGGAAGAACCGAGCGTCTTTTCCGATCTGAGTGCCCAGGGCCGCATCACGGCGGGCCGCGTGCTGATCAAGTCGGTGGCTGCGCAACGCGTGAGCGTGACCGCTCGCCTGGCCGGGGGCCGGCTCGAGCTCGAGGAACTGCGTGGCGAACTGCTGGGCGGGCGCCACGAGGGCGTCTGGCACGCCGACTTCACCGGACCCCAGCCGCTCTACTCGGCGGCGGGCCGACTCACCGGAATCGCACTCGAGCAGGTAGGCCGCCTGATGCACGACCCCTGGGCGACCGGGCACGTCTCGGCCCGTTACGAGCTGACCACGGCCGGCAGCGCCGCGCCCGCGCTGGTGCAATCCGCGTCCGGAGAAGTGGAGTTCGACTGGCGTGACGGCGCGATGGCGCGGCTGCTTCTGCCCGCCTCCCCGGCTCCCATGCGGCTGCGGCGATTCACAGGAAAGCTGGCATTACGCGACGGCATTCTCACGTTCCCCGAAGCCCAGCTCGAAACCGCCGGCGGTACCTACACGGTGACCGGCACGGCGTCATTGGCGCGCCAGCTCGACCTGCGGCTCGTCCGGGACGAGGCCCACGGCTTCGCGGTCACCGGCACGCTGGCCGCGCCGCGCGTGGCTCCGCTGCCCGTGCCCGCCACCCGGGCTGCTGTGCTGCCCTAG
- a CDS encoding acyltransferase — translation MPRFEYRDLHPTPDAEKLFLEWIERLDAEFINRDHQHRSQVVRDALHQLYLGRPYEPPDPGAPLAQQALVHSFDPRNATLEPEYYGDVDAARYAERKPLIWFWMMFDRSPVGLNHWLGFRVRAMLARHVFKHCGKNVKIFHGVEVSFGYNLTVEDNCTIHKYVLLDDRGEIVIHQGCSISDYANVYSHAHDLNDGMIVTNHRTEIGPRARITYHATVLSGVRVGEHGIVGSLGVAAKDVDPYHVTAGIPAKTIKVKSIAPEEVRKAAGKT, via the coding sequence ATGCCTCGCTTCGAGTACCGCGACCTCCATCCCACGCCGGATGCCGAGAAGCTCTTCCTCGAGTGGATCGAGCGGCTGGACGCCGAGTTCATCAACCGGGACCACCAGCATCGCAGCCAGGTTGTCCGCGACGCGCTGCACCAGCTTTACCTGGGCCGGCCCTACGAGCCGCCGGACCCCGGAGCGCCGCTGGCCCAGCAGGCCCTGGTGCATTCGTTCGATCCGCGCAACGCCACGCTGGAGCCGGAGTACTACGGCGACGTGGACGCGGCCAGGTACGCCGAGCGCAAGCCGCTCATCTGGTTCTGGATGATGTTCGACCGCTCCCCCGTGGGCCTGAACCACTGGCTGGGCTTCCGCGTGCGCGCCATGCTGGCGCGCCACGTCTTCAAGCACTGCGGCAAGAACGTGAAGATCTTCCACGGCGTCGAGGTCTCGTTCGGCTATAACCTCACCGTGGAGGACAACTGCACCATCCACAAGTACGTGCTGCTCGACGACCGCGGCGAGATCGTCATTCATCAGGGATGCTCCATCTCCGACTACGCCAACGTGTATTCGCACGCCCATGACCTGAATGACGGCATGATCGTCACCAACCACCGCACCGAGATCGGACCGCGCGCCCGCATCACCTACCACGCCACCGTCCTGAGCGGCGTGCGCGTGGGCGAGCACGGCATCGTGGGCTCGCTCGGGGTCGCCGCCAAGGATGTCGATCCGTACCACGTCACCGCCGGCATCCCCGCCAAGACCATCAAGGTGAAGTCCATCGCCCCTGAGGAGGTGCGCAAAGCGGCGGGCAAGACGTGA
- a CDS encoding site-2 protease family protein, producing MNLEQVGIVFQIIVFLFAISFHESAHAFTAWKCGDPTAYMLGRVTLNPLKHIDPVGTVILPGIALLTGLPVIGWAKPTPVNPLNFKNEVRDDILTSVAGPISNVLVAAGAVTMMAGIGFLSADGRNLVRGLAGDFPISVAQTSLWVPVVVLLYQAMLINLLLAVFNLIPIPPLDGSHVLRHLLPDSLRQIYDALGWVGLVLLFLVGGRIVFTLLRPVLRFFDALLLLLV from the coding sequence ATGAATCTTGAGCAAGTCGGCATCGTCTTCCAGATCATCGTGTTCCTGTTCGCCATCAGCTTTCATGAGTCGGCGCATGCCTTCACGGCCTGGAAGTGCGGTGATCCGACCGCCTACATGCTGGGACGCGTGACCCTCAACCCGTTGAAACATATCGACCCGGTGGGTACGGTGATTCTCCCCGGAATCGCCCTGCTGACCGGCCTGCCCGTCATCGGCTGGGCCAAGCCTACGCCCGTGAACCCGCTCAACTTCAAGAACGAGGTGCGGGATGACATCCTCACCTCGGTCGCCGGCCCCATCAGCAATGTCCTGGTGGCCGCCGGCGCGGTGACCATGATGGCCGGCATCGGGTTCCTTTCCGCCGACGGCCGCAACCTGGTGCGCGGACTGGCCGGCGACTTCCCCATTTCAGTGGCGCAGACGTCGCTGTGGGTGCCGGTCGTCGTGCTGCTCTACCAGGCGATGCTGATCAACCTGCTGCTGGCGGTGTTCAACCTCATCCCCATCCCGCCGCTGGATGGCAGCCACGTGCTCCGCCACCTCCTGCCCGATTCGCTGCGCCAGATCTACGACGCCCTCGGCTGGGTCGGCCTGGTGCTGCTGTTCCTGGTCGGCGGAAGGATCGTGTTCACGCTGTTGCGACCCGTGCTGCGCTTCTTTGACGCGCTCCTGCTCCTGCTCGTATGA
- the trpS gene encoding tryptophan--tRNA ligase has translation MTPANKNRKRPRVLSGMRPTGKLHLGNFVGALDNWVRLQKDYDCFFFVADWHALTTDYADTSQVKRNSVEVLLDWLAAGLDPKQCTMFIQSHVPQHAELHLLFSMITPLGWLERVPTYKEQRENIRDKDLSTYGFLGYPLLQSADILIYQADYVPVGEDQAPHIELTREVARRFNAFYGGKRGWSFPEPQTLFTPSPKLPGTDGRKMSKSYDNVILMTEPEDSLRAKLKTMVTDPARVRRSDPGNPDVCPVGDLHKLFSSQETLAKVYEGCRSAGIGCIECKAWAADALVQVLAPMQERRRKYEEKPRLAWDILEEGSTRAARAAEATMQQVRAAMGMSPEYEPPDSGKTAGK, from the coding sequence ATGACACCGGCCAACAAGAACCGCAAGCGTCCCCGCGTGCTCAGCGGCATGCGTCCCACCGGCAAGCTGCACCTGGGCAACTTTGTGGGCGCGCTGGATAACTGGGTCCGCCTGCAGAAGGATTACGACTGCTTCTTTTTCGTGGCCGACTGGCATGCGCTCACGACCGACTACGCCGATACCTCCCAGGTGAAGCGCAATTCGGTGGAGGTGCTGCTGGACTGGCTGGCCGCCGGCCTCGATCCCAAGCAGTGCACCATGTTCATCCAGTCGCACGTGCCGCAGCACGCCGAGCTGCACCTGCTGTTCTCCATGATTACCCCGCTGGGCTGGCTGGAGCGCGTCCCGACCTACAAGGAGCAGCGGGAGAACATCCGCGACAAGGACCTCTCGACCTACGGCTTCCTCGGCTACCCGCTGCTGCAGTCCGCCGACATCCTCATCTACCAGGCCGACTACGTGCCCGTGGGCGAAGACCAGGCGCCGCACATCGAGCTCACGCGCGAGGTCGCGCGCCGCTTCAACGCTTTCTACGGCGGCAAGCGCGGCTGGTCGTTCCCCGAGCCCCAGACGCTGTTCACGCCCTCACCCAAGCTGCCCGGCACCGACGGCCGCAAGATGTCGAAGTCCTACGACAACGTCATCCTGATGACTGAGCCGGAAGATTCGCTGCGCGCCAAGCTCAAGACCATGGTCACCGATCCGGCGCGGGTGCGCCGCAGCGATCCCGGCAATCCCGACGTCTGCCCGGTGGGCGATCTGCACAAGCTGTTCAGCTCGCAGGAGACCCTGGCCAAGGTCTACGAAGGCTGCCGCTCCGCGGGCATCGGCTGCATCGAGTGCAAGGCGTGGGCCGCGGACGCGCTCGTGCAGGTGCTGGCGCCCATGCAGGAGCGCCGCCGCAAATACGAAGAAAAGCCGCGCCTCGCCTGGGACATCCTGGAGGAAGGTTCCACCCGCGCCGCGCGCGCCGCCGAGGCCACCATGCAGCAGGTGCGCGCCGCCATGGGCATGTCGCCGGAGTACGAACCTCCGGATTCCGGCAAGACAGCGGGCAAATAA
- a CDS encoding segregation/condensation protein A has product MPEPPESTPRPPAEASDFPFAVTIGQVYDGPLDLLLDLIRKQDINIYDIPIAQITAQYLAYVEQMKQLDVNVAAEFIYMAAMLIHIKSRMLLPRDPNAPPEEQEDPRAELVYRLLEHEKFKTAAQMLLQKQQIESATWSNPAQKDFEEAEGTEPELAADVVDLVRTFQTILERARNRPVLEVDEDAVTVSQMIDYLRRRLLLEDRALRLTSLLQPLRSRKALVCAFLALLELVRLQAILLRQDRTFGEIYVKKHEMFDTVLSDGAAVRDDWR; this is encoded by the coding sequence ATGCCCGAGCCGCCCGAATCCACGCCCCGCCCGCCCGCCGAAGCCAGCGATTTCCCGTTCGCGGTGACCATCGGGCAGGTGTACGACGGCCCGCTCGACCTGCTGCTCGACCTCATCCGCAAGCAGGACATCAACATCTATGACATCCCCATCGCGCAGATCACCGCGCAGTATCTCGCCTACGTCGAGCAGATGAAGCAGCTCGACGTGAACGTGGCTGCGGAGTTCATCTACATGGCGGCCATGCTCATCCACATCAAGTCGCGGATGCTGCTGCCGCGCGATCCCAACGCGCCCCCGGAGGAGCAGGAAGACCCGCGCGCCGAGCTGGTCTATCGCCTGCTCGAGCATGAAAAGTTCAAGACCGCGGCGCAGATGCTTCTGCAGAAGCAGCAGATCGAAAGCGCCACCTGGTCGAACCCGGCGCAGAAGGACTTCGAGGAAGCCGAGGGCACGGAGCCGGAACTGGCCGCCGACGTCGTGGACCTGGTGCGCACGTTTCAGACCATCCTCGAACGCGCCCGCAATCGCCCCGTGCTGGAAGTGGACGAGGACGCGGTCACGGTCTCGCAGATGATCGACTACCTGCGCCGCCGCCTGCTGCTCGAAGACCGCGCCCTGCGCCTTACCAGCCTGCTGCAGCCGCTGCGCTCGCGCAAGGCTCTGGTCTGCGCGTTCCTGGCGCTCTTGGAACTGGTCCGCCTGCAGGCCATCCTGCTGCGCCAGGACCGCACTTTCGGCGAGATCTACGTGAAGAAGCACGAGATGTTCGACACCGTGCTCAGCGACGGCGCCGCCGTGCGCGACGATTGGAGGTAA
- the scpB gene encoding SMC-Scp complex subunit ScpB has protein sequence MSLKSEIEAIIYAAEEPVTLDQMVAVLKDQPTARAAPDAAALRAEIRRAVEELMAEYAAADRGMEIRQVAGGYKMSTRPEHHDVVRAFVKNLKPPVRLSLPALETLSVIAYKQPVTVPEINEIRGVDSSGVIATLLDRKLITTAGRKAVVGRPILYRTTKEFLLRFGLQDVSELPSLKEFEEVTGQAVQADLFATPSAVADATGVPDAEEAPAESTTTPDS, from the coding sequence TTGAGCCTGAAATCCGAAATCGAAGCCATCATTTACGCCGCCGAAGAACCGGTGACCCTGGACCAGATGGTCGCCGTGCTCAAGGACCAGCCGACCGCCCGCGCCGCGCCGGACGCGGCCGCTCTCCGCGCCGAGATCCGCCGCGCGGTCGAGGAGTTGATGGCCGAGTACGCCGCCGCCGATCGCGGCATGGAGATCCGCCAGGTCGCGGGCGGCTACAAGATGTCCACCCGGCCTGAGCACCATGACGTGGTGCGCGCCTTCGTCAAGAACCTGAAGCCGCCGGTGCGCCTCTCGCTACCGGCGCTCGAAACACTTTCCGTCATCGCCTACAAGCAACCCGTCACCGTACCCGAGATCAACGAGATCCGCGGCGTGGACTCTTCCGGCGTCATTGCCACGCTGCTCGACCGCAAGCTCATCACCACCGCTGGGCGGAAGGCGGTGGTCGGCCGCCCTATCCTCTATCGCACCACCAAGGAGTTCCTGTTGCGCTTCGGCCTCCAGGACGTGAGCGAACTCCCCAGCCTCAAGGAGTTCGAAGAAGTCACCGGCCAGGCCGTGCAGGCGGATTTGTTCGCTACTCCCTCCGCCGTCGCCGACGCCACCGGCGTCCCCGATGCGGAGGAAGCGCCCGCCGAAAGCACCACCACGCCAGATTCATAA
- a CDS encoding pseudouridine synthase, whose translation MPAIRLQKIIAAAGVASRRKAEELITQGRVQVNGKVVTELGARADPERDHIRVNGKLLRAAQRHVYLLLNKPRGYVTTASDPEGRPTVLDLVRGAGVRVFPVGRLDYSSEGLLLLTNDGELANLLTRTASHVPKTYLVKVSKKPGEEALARLRSGVRIGGAHDPVRSGRRLPAVTTAPARIKLLHDAPNPWFEVTLIEGRNRQIRRMFEAIGHHVEKIRRVKYGPLELDVPPGAVRPLTPAEVARLRAAASGRFQAPRARDTKD comes from the coding sequence ATGCCCGCTATCCGCCTGCAGAAAATCATCGCCGCCGCCGGCGTAGCTTCACGCCGCAAGGCTGAGGAACTGATCACGCAGGGCCGCGTGCAGGTGAACGGAAAGGTCGTGACCGAACTGGGCGCTAGGGCCGACCCGGAACGTGACCACATCCGTGTGAATGGCAAGCTGCTGCGTGCCGCCCAGCGCCACGTCTATCTGTTGCTGAACAAACCGCGGGGCTACGTCACTACGGCCAGCGACCCCGAGGGCCGTCCCACGGTGCTCGACCTGGTGCGCGGCGCCGGCGTGCGCGTCTTCCCCGTCGGCCGCCTCGACTACTCGAGCGAAGGCCTGCTGCTCCTCACCAACGACGGTGAACTCGCCAACCTCCTGACGCGGACGGCTTCCCACGTCCCCAAGACCTATCTGGTCAAGGTCAGCAAGAAGCCCGGCGAGGAAGCCCTCGCCCGCCTGCGCTCCGGTGTGCGCATAGGAGGCGCGCACGACCCGGTGCGCTCCGGCCGCAGGCTGCCTGCGGTCACCACCGCGCCGGCGCGCATCAAGCTGCTGCATGACGCGCCCAATCCCTGGTTCGAGGTCACGCTCATCGAAGGACGCAACCGGCAGATCCGCCGCATGTTCGAGGCCATCGGCCATCACGTGGAGAAGATCCGCCGCGTCAAATACGGCCCGCTCGAGCTGGATGTCCCCCCGGGAGCGGTGCGTCCGCTCACGCCCGCTGAGGTCGCCCGCCTGCGCGCCGCCGCCTCCGGCCGGTTCCAAGCGCCCCGCGCTCGTGATACAAAAGACTGA